Proteins from a single region of Callithrix jacchus isolate 240 chromosome 12, calJac240_pri, whole genome shotgun sequence:
- the ATP5MK gene encoding ATP synthase F(0) complex subunit k, mitochondrial, translating to MAGPEADEQFQFTGIKKYFNSYTLTGRRNCVLATYGGIALIILYFKLRSKKTPAVKAT from the exons ATGGCAGGTCCAGAAGCTGATGAACAATTTCAGTTCACtggtattaaaaaatatttcaactcTTACACTCTCACAGGTAGAAGGAAT tgTGTACTGGCCACATACGGAGGCATTGCTTTGATTATCTTATATTTCAAGTTAAGGTCCAAAAAAACTCCAGCTGTGAAAGCAACATAA